A portion of the Nitrospira defluvii genome contains these proteins:
- a CDS encoding alpha/beta fold hydrolase, with the protein MSNQVATRNLKQVVIGPCGPEDSQIASAPERKKTSEAWSLSIAERRASRRLTLRVLTQLRFQGQMWKGTTRSISLGGLSMEFASEIPAMLNQQMMLSLGREAAGVESVGMVCGIRASEDALGLGRVQATMTLAIQFVHLSAADEQVLAALLSEGHTGIKELRVTAVLVAQEQEEALIEAGASTAPIAPARLALVRGAECPRHERRRQPRVVVGLSTEVSLRNQAGGRFCSEALTTDLTSNGACVRLSVDEDVLGSELELRWTSASAPQGMSGDVMPSGLCSVVGEVVWTKPGSADARPGCVPVAERTVLAGVRFLPVAKEAEDVIEHLLAQVPAGGVESRSEGPSVISEFSECARPSGDRIVLCHDRSRTASVDDAPIVILAPGYGESKRDYVPLAYYLAGNGFHVVRYDNVNHVGESDGLVTQFRLEDMETDLETVLDHVAGQWPGRPIGLVATSLAGRVALKVTGRVPHVRLLMLINGIMDVRHTLQAVHQEDLIGEHLAGVRKGVVNILGLTIDADRWLEHAVQAGYADLSTTQSDAERLHTPVVLFHAEQDAWVDPASIASVAEAIGPNLRHSFEVPGALHRLQESPRKARTVYRQIAVCCQQELWPERRQERIVEPSHREIGAQNRTERERSKTRRPMRKSDHVAFWQDYLQNFQTIPNVADFWRLMDHLYRLMGDCHQGERILDAGCGNGNFGVFLLLNEAFRQRYARRGNFRSPDYVGLDFVPAALAQATVNFEQVGSTLQGQFYEGLRAYVPMSMRLCQADLEHPLPFPDQSFDRVVCNLVLGYVRDPLSTLREYLRVLAPHGRLVISNLKPYADLSAIYRNFVDTAQTPDQIEEGRRLLDNSGRIKEREGEGTFHFHYQAEFEGLLRAAGVSRPRVYSTFGNQALIAVADKGLANVTIAA; encoded by the coding sequence ATGTCGAATCAGGTCGCGACGCGCAATTTAAAACAAGTTGTGATCGGCCCTTGCGGGCCTGAGGATAGCCAAATCGCTTCGGCCCCTGAGAGGAAAAAAACGAGTGAGGCCTGGTCGCTCTCCATCGCTGAGCGGCGTGCTTCTCGCCGTCTGACGCTTCGTGTGCTGACCCAGCTTCGATTCCAAGGACAGATGTGGAAGGGGACGACGAGGAGCATCAGCCTCGGTGGACTCTCGATGGAGTTTGCCTCGGAGATTCCCGCAATGCTCAATCAGCAGATGATGCTGAGCCTCGGCCGGGAAGCCGCCGGGGTCGAGAGTGTGGGCATGGTCTGCGGTATCCGCGCGTCCGAAGATGCGCTCGGGTTGGGGAGGGTGCAGGCCACGATGACCTTGGCCATCCAGTTTGTTCATCTGAGCGCCGCCGACGAGCAGGTGTTGGCGGCATTACTGAGCGAGGGGCATACCGGGATAAAGGAACTTCGTGTGACCGCAGTATTGGTTGCCCAGGAGCAGGAGGAGGCCTTGATCGAAGCCGGCGCGTCCACCGCACCGATCGCTCCGGCTCGCTTGGCGCTTGTGCGGGGGGCTGAGTGTCCTCGCCACGAACGGCGACGTCAACCACGGGTGGTCGTCGGATTGAGCACGGAGGTCAGTCTCAGAAATCAAGCGGGGGGGCGATTCTGTTCCGAGGCATTGACGACGGATCTCACATCGAATGGCGCCTGTGTCCGTCTCTCGGTCGACGAGGATGTGCTTGGCTCTGAGCTTGAACTGCGGTGGACATCAGCCAGCGCTCCTCAGGGCATGTCCGGGGATGTCATGCCGTCCGGGCTCTGTTCGGTGGTGGGTGAGGTAGTCTGGACGAAGCCTGGTTCGGCCGATGCGCGTCCGGGGTGTGTTCCAGTGGCAGAGCGGACCGTGTTGGCGGGAGTGCGGTTTCTTCCGGTTGCGAAGGAGGCCGAAGATGTCATCGAACATCTACTGGCGCAGGTCCCGGCCGGAGGCGTGGAGTCTCGATCGGAAGGTCCCTCCGTCATCAGTGAGTTTTCGGAATGTGCCCGGCCTTCAGGCGACCGAATCGTGCTGTGCCATGACCGTTCGCGCACGGCCTCGGTCGACGATGCGCCAATTGTGATCTTGGCTCCCGGATATGGGGAGAGCAAACGCGACTATGTGCCGCTGGCGTATTACCTCGCGGGCAACGGCTTTCATGTCGTGCGATATGACAATGTCAATCATGTTGGGGAGAGTGACGGCCTGGTCACGCAATTCCGTCTTGAAGACATGGAGACCGATTTGGAGACCGTGCTCGACCATGTGGCCGGTCAATGGCCTGGTCGCCCCATCGGTCTTGTGGCCACCAGCCTCGCCGGACGCGTGGCTCTCAAGGTGACGGGGCGTGTCCCCCACGTGCGCTTACTGATGTTGATCAACGGCATTATGGATGTCCGGCATACGTTGCAGGCGGTCCACCAAGAGGATCTGATCGGTGAGCATCTAGCGGGTGTGCGCAAGGGCGTGGTGAATATTCTTGGGCTGACGATCGATGCCGATCGTTGGCTTGAACATGCGGTTCAGGCCGGGTATGCGGATTTATCCACGACACAGTCCGATGCCGAGCGTCTGCACACCCCGGTGGTGTTATTCCATGCCGAGCAGGATGCCTGGGTTGATCCGGCGTCCATCGCTTCCGTGGCTGAGGCGATTGGTCCGAACCTGCGCCACTCCTTTGAAGTCCCCGGTGCCTTGCATCGACTCCAGGAAAGTCCGCGAAAGGCTCGGACGGTGTATCGCCAAATCGCCGTCTGCTGTCAGCAGGAGTTGTGGCCGGAGCGGCGTCAGGAACGGATCGTGGAGCCCTCACATCGCGAGATCGGGGCGCAGAATCGGACTGAACGTGAGCGGAGCAAGACGCGCCGGCCGATGAGAAAATCCGACCACGTGGCTTTCTGGCAGGACTATCTGCAAAATTTTCAGACTATCCCGAACGTGGCCGACTTCTGGCGGCTGATGGATCATCTCTATCGTTTAATGGGCGATTGTCACCAGGGGGAACGGATTCTGGATGCGGGCTGCGGGAACGGCAACTTCGGCGTGTTCCTTCTGCTCAATGAGGCGTTCCGGCAGCGATATGCCCGTCGGGGGAATTTCCGTTCCCCTGATTACGTGGGACTCGATTTTGTGCCGGCGGCGTTGGCACAGGCCACGGTCAACTTCGAGCAAGTCGGATCAACGCTGCAGGGACAGTTCTACGAAGGGCTGCGGGCCTATGTGCCGATGTCGATGCGCCTGTGCCAAGCGGACCTGGAACATCCGCTGCCGTTTCCCGACCAGTCCTTTGACCGTGTCGTGTGCAACCTCGTGCTCGGGTATGTGCGTGATCCGTTGTCGACGCTTCGGGAATATCTGCGCGTGTTGGCTCCTCACGGACGGCTGGTAATTTCCAATCTCAAACCCTATG